CCCGACGCGAGACGGGTAGAGTTCGCTGACCAGCGGGTTCGCCGCGACGAAGTAGGCGCTGCTCGCGATCCCCATACAGAGCGCGCCGACGTAGAGCACCTCGAGACTCCCCGCGGTGGCCGCGAACGCCGACCCGGCGGCCAACAGCCCGCCCGAGGCGAGGATCAGCCAGTGACGGGGCACTCGCGTCAGGAGGTACCCCGTCGGTATCTGGAGCGCCGCGGCCCCGAGCCAGGCCAGCGTCGCCAACAGTCCGACTGCGGCGGCGCTCGCGTCGAACGTCGTCCGGAACGGCTCGAGCAGCGGCGCGTAGATCACTCGGCCGAGGTTCACCAGGAAGACCATCGCACACAGCGTCCCGAAGACGCCCGTCCGACCGGCGTGCTGTCGTCGTCCGCTCGCCGTCTCGTTCACACTGCGGCTGTCTCGTCGAGGGGGTCAACCCTTACGAATCGCAGCGGGGGAGTCACGTCGGCGCCCGGAGGCGAGGGCCGCGGCCGAGACCGGATAAAGCACCGGTCTTTTTCTTCCCCTCCTCCCTACAGGGTGAACATGAAATCAGTCCGGAAGGCACTCCGTGCCGGCGACCTCGAGAAGGACACCTACGATCGACTCGTCTGTGGCGAGTGCGAGAAGCCGCTGAAGACCGAAAACGACCCGGACGAGATCAAGACGGTTCGTATCTGTCCGGAGTGCGGGGCCGAGTGGAAGGAGATCCGCTAGGCATCCGGCAGCCGTCGGTAGGGGGCCTGCGAGTCAGCACAGCACAGACGCGCAGGTGTGGGTCCGTAACAAACATACGCCATAGTCTGGCGCTTCGGTGCGACGCTGCATCACCGTTCGCCGGCCATCGCGGAAAAGAGCCGTTCTTCGAATTCTTCGCGGCTGATCCCGTCGGAGGGGCCGATTCCGTTCATGTGATCGACCGAGAGCTGTCCGCCGCCCATTCGCGCGTGGCCGCCCGCGCTGGCCATCGGAATGTCGCTGATCGCGTGGCGCAGCGTCTCGCCCATGTGGACCCGATCGTCGCGCGAGCGCCCGGACATATGTAACGTCCCGTCGTGTTCGCCGTAGACGACGACCGCCGTGACGCCCTCGAGTTGCATCAGTTCGTCCGCGGCCTGCGGAATCGCGTCGACGTTGCCGATCTCGCCGACGTCGCAGGTGGCGAAGGGGCCCTCGACCCGCTTTTGCGTGATCGCCGTCGCCTTGACCTGTAGTACGTCGTCGCTGACCTGCGGATTGGCAATCCGATCGAGCAGGTCCTCGTCGATCCCGGAAAACAGCGTCGCACAGGCGTCGAACTCGGCCCGCGAACACCCGTTCGTCAGGTGGTTCGTATCGGACTGGATGCCGTAGAGGAGGCCGGTCGCCAGCTCCGGCGAGATTTCGAAGTCGCTCGAGCCGTCCTCGCCGGCCATCGTCGCACCGATGTCGTTCAGGTACTCGACGATGATCGTCGACGCCGCGCCGTAGTCCGTTCGCACGTCGGTGAACTCCGTCCCGGCCCCGTTACCGGGATGGTGGTCGACGACCGCGATCGGCTCGACGGTCTGGGCACCGGTGAATCCCCGCGGCGTGTTGTGATCGACCAGCACCACCGGACCCGCGGCGAGCTGGGAGCTCGCGTCGATGGACTCGAGGTCCAGATCGAGGACCGTTCGGAACGCGCGGTTCTCCTGATGGCGAATTTCGCCCGAGAACTGCAACGTGGTGTCGGTGTCGACGGAGTCCGCGATCGCCGCGACGCCCATCGCACACGACATGGCGTCGGGATCGGGGTTCGGATGCATCAAGACGGTCACTTCGTCGTGACCGGCGAGCATGCGCTGGAGCCGGACGCCCGGCGGTCGACGAAACCAGCGAATCAGCCACCAGCCACCGAGAGCGAGCCCCACGACGACGAGAACGAGAAGCGAGAGAACGAGCGGATCGAGAGAACGGACCGAGTCGCTTACTGACTCGGTTACCAACGGGGTTGCCCCGACGAAGGCACCTCCCGTCGGAGCGCGCCGATAGCTCATACCATGAGATCAAATCGAATCACCAAGAAATTTCCCCCGATTACCCCCGCTACGGCCGGTGGACCCCCAGTCTGCTGACTCGTCCGGGTATCGTGGCCGGTAACAGTCGACGGACACCGAGTCGAACGACTACCTCGCGAGTAGCGTGTACATCGGGTCAGTGGCCGCGATAGGCGTCGATCGCGTCGCGATACCCCTCACGGAAAGTGGGGTAGACGAACTCGTAGCCGAGCGCCCGCAGTTTCTCGTTCGAGCAGCGCTTGCTCGTCAGGATCCGGCGACGGCCCGCCTCGGAGAGCTCGTCGTCCGCGAGCCGCTCGGACTTCGTCCGCTTCGGCGGCCGCTCGACGTCGCACTCGTCTGCCAGCCAGTCCGCGAACTCCCAC
This portion of the Natrinema salinisoli genome encodes:
- a CDS encoding DHH family phosphoesterase encodes the protein MSYRRAPTGGAFVGATPLVTESVSDSVRSLDPLVLSLLVLVVVGLALGGWWLIRWFRRPPGVRLQRMLAGHDEVTVLMHPNPDPDAMSCAMGVAAIADSVDTDTTLQFSGEIRHQENRAFRTVLDLDLESIDASSQLAAGPVVLVDHNTPRGFTGAQTVEPIAVVDHHPGNGAGTEFTDVRTDYGAASTIIVEYLNDIGATMAGEDGSSDFEISPELATGLLYGIQSDTNHLTNGCSRAEFDACATLFSGIDEDLLDRIANPQVSDDVLQVKATAITQKRVEGPFATCDVGEIGNVDAIPQAADELMQLEGVTAVVVYGEHDGTLHMSGRSRDDRVHMGETLRHAISDIPMASAGGHARMGGGQLSVDHMNGIGPSDGISREEFEERLFSAMAGER
- a CDS encoding HVO_0758 family zinc finger protein produces the protein MKSVRKALRAGDLEKDTYDRLVCGECEKPLKTENDPDEIKTVRICPECGAEWKEIR